The sequence below is a genomic window from Campylobacter concisus.
TGATAAAAGGCAGTTTTTTTGGCTTGCGAATAGGCACAAAAGGTAGCCTTAGTCTTGCTGCAAGCGCCGCGCCAAAGATAAAGCCACGAGACTCGATGCCAGCGATGTAGTCGATATTTGCGTCCTCATATCTAGCCACCAAATGATCTATCAAAAAGTTAAACGCCTCTTTGTTGTTTAGTAGCGTCGTGATGTCGCGAAAGACTATGCCAGGCTTTGGAAAGTCGTTTATGCAGCGAATAGAGTTTAGTAAAAATTCTTTGCCTTTTTGATCTAAAATTTTCATAAATTTCCTTAAATTTGAGGTTATAGTAGCGCTTCGATCTTGCCTTCAAGCTCACGTATGCGTTGTCTTAGCTTATCGTTTTCTAAGCGGTACTGGGAGTTTCTTGTGCGAAGTGAGGTCACGTCGTTTTTAGTTTTGTTTAGCTCGTCTGTCAAGATGTCGATGTTGCCTAGACTTCTTTGGAGTTGGATCTGAAATTTTCTTATGACGACCTCGGTGTCTTGGAGGTTATTTTTCATAAAATCTTTTGTCGCACGCTCTTTTTTTAGAAGCGTTTTGAAGTAAAAAACCATGACGGTTAGGTAGATCGCAGCACAAACAAGAGCGGTAAAAACGATCCACTCGCCTATCATTTGCCTGCCTCAAGCTCTATTTTT
It includes:
- the apt gene encoding adenine phosphoribosyltransferase yields the protein MKILDQKGKEFLLNSIRCINDFPKPGIVFRDITTLLNNKEAFNFLIDHLVARYEDANIDYIAGIESRGFIFGAALAARLRLPFVPIRKPKKLPFITLSQKYSLEYGVDEVQIHIDAFGEKAGARVLLMDDLIATGGTAKASVELINQTNATCVEACFLIDLVDLKGSEKLKSLTKIYSVLEV